In Spinacia oleracea cultivar Varoflay chromosome 5, BTI_SOV_V1, whole genome shotgun sequence, a single window of DNA contains:
- the LOC110777805 gene encoding ATP-dependent zinc metalloprotease FTSH, chloroplastic isoform X2 — MPEYDPVPKISIILGQAGGLKFFAPSEERLESGLYSRSYLENQMDVALSGRVADEVIFGENTVVTGASSDFMQVSRVARQRIERFGFSKKIGQLAVSGAGGNSFLGQQYFNKAPTYSQTTIDELRERWISIVTEYH, encoded by the exons ATGCCTGAATATGATCCTGTAcccaaaatttcaatcattctTGGCCAAGCGGGTGGTCTTAAATTCTTTGCCCCCAGTGAGGAAAGGCTAGAATCAGGCCTCTACAGTAGAAGCTATCTCGAAAATCAAATGGATGTTGCTCTTAGTGGCAG GGTAGCTGATGAGGTAATATTTGGTGAAAACACTGTCGTAACAGGTGCATCAAGTGACTTCATGCAAGTTTCACGGGTGGCTAGGCAGAGGATCGAAAGATTTGGGTTCAGCAAGAAAATTGGACAACTTGCTGTCAGTGGAGCTGGTGGAAACTCGTTCTTGGGCCAGCAG TATTTTAACAAAGCTCCCACATATTCTCAAACTACAATTGACGAGCTAAGGGAGAGGTGGATCTCAATCGTTACCGAATATCACTAA
- the LOC110777803 gene encoding uncharacterized protein, with protein MDGVSWAIKSLTGEHKLCGRLDANPMVSSEWLCKKLMEDIKSNPDYPVEGLQERCRVMFRIEVKLRLLYKVRNMAKELIHGGFSESYGLLPAYAEMIKRTNPGSYALVTWTKEIVGATPHFTSCFFSFGCMIKGFFEGCRPIIGIDGAHLSGTYKGQMLTAIAIDGNSEIFPIAYGIVDGETGDTWAYFFRCLREMFRNFGVHREDWAFISDRMRGVDGAVYEVFPRATRRVCA; from the exons ATGGATGGGGTTAGTTGGGCAATTAAGAGTTTGACAGGGGAGCACAAACTGTGTGGCAGATTAGATGCTAACCCCATGGTTAGTTCTGAGTGGTTGTGTAAGAAACTCATGGAGGATATTAAATCTAATCCTGACTATCCTGTTGAGGGCCTACAAGAAAGATGCAGGGTGATGTTTAGGATTGAAGTGAAGTTGAGGTTGTTGTATAAGGTAAGAAACATGGCTAAGGAGTTGATTCATGGGGGGTTTAGTGAGTCCTATGGTCTGCTGCCAGCTTATGCAGAGATGATCAAGAGGACAAATCCCGGAAGCTATGCTCTTGTGACATGGACTAAGGAGATTGTTGGTGCAACCCCTCACTTTACGTcatgtttcttttcttttggttGCATGATCAAGGGGTTTTTTGAAGGTTGTAGGCCAATTATTGGCATTGATGGTGCTCACCTCAGTGGAACCTACAAGGGACAAATGCTCACTGCAATTGCCATAGATGGGAACAGTGAGATATTCCCAATTGCTTATGGGATTGTTGATGGAGAAACTGGAGACACTTGGGCATACTTCTTCAGATGCTTGAGAGAAATGTTCAGAAACTTTGGTGTGCACAGAGAGGACTGGGCTTTCATAAGTGACAGAATGAGG GGTGTGGATGGTGCTGTTTATGAAGTGTTCCCCAGAGCAACAAGGAGAGTGTGTGCCTAA
- the LOC110777805 gene encoding ATP-dependent zinc metalloprotease FTSH, chloroplastic isoform X1 — protein MPEYDPVPKISIILGQAGGLKFFAPSEERLESGLYSRSYLENQMDVALSGRVADEVIFGENTVVTGASSDFMQVSRVARQRIERFGFSKKIGQLAVSGAGGNSFLGQQCSKTGECRLENGRMQLLKNIVRGATIWTCVCTSL, from the exons ATGCCTGAATATGATCCTGTAcccaaaatttcaatcattctTGGCCAAGCGGGTGGTCTTAAATTCTTTGCCCCCAGTGAGGAAAGGCTAGAATCAGGCCTCTACAGTAGAAGCTATCTCGAAAATCAAATGGATGTTGCTCTTAGTGGCAG GGTAGCTGATGAGGTAATATTTGGTGAAAACACTGTCGTAACAGGTGCATCAAGTGACTTCATGCAAGTTTCACGGGTGGCTAGGCAGAGGATCGAAAGATTTGGGTTCAGCAAGAAAATTGGACAACTTGCTGTCAGTGGAGCTGGTGGAAACTCGTTCTTGGGCCAGCAG TGTTCAAAAACTGGGGAATGTAGATTGGAGAACGGAAGAATGCAATTACTCAAGAACATTGTGAGAGGGGCAACAATCTGGACTTGTGTCTGCACCTCCCTATAA